In the genome of Buchnera aphidicola (Artemisaphis artemisicola), one region contains:
- the lysS gene encoding lysine--tRNA ligase: MLEIIKKNNNLVNNETKRREKKLCNMKATGFSFPNTFKKTTTTKKIYNTYKMKNRDELLSLNIEISIAGRMIQRRIMGKASFFTLQDIEGMIQIYIQEKKITSELYHNNFKKWDLGDIIGVIGILFKTKTGELSIYCNKIEILNKSLKPLPDKFHGLSNQEIRYRKRYLDLISNNKLYEIFKTRSNIIMAIRNFMVKHNFLEVETPMLQNTPGGASARPFITYHNEIKSQMYLRIAPELYLKKLIVGGFERIFELNRNFRNEGISTRHNPEFTMMEAYIAYADYKDMMNLIENIFKNITVFLFKNSQIKYQKYNFDFSKKFKRLTMKNAILQFNSTIQLSDLDNLDKIKNFANSIGIEIKKHWGHGKIETEIFEKTVEKNLIQPTFITQYPVEVSPLAKRNDINSKITDRFELFIAGYEIANGFSELNDVEDQKIRFLNQIKMEKKSDNKNIFYNQDYIEALKYGLPPTAGLGIGIDRLIMILTNQISIRDVILFPTLRPCNKQL, translated from the coding sequence ATGTTAGAAATAATAAAAAAAAATAATAATCTTGTTAATAATGAAACTAAAAGAAGAGAAAAAAAACTTTGCAATATGAAAGCAACAGGATTTTCTTTTCCGAATACTTTTAAAAAAACTACTACTACAAAAAAAATTTACAATACATATAAAATGAAAAATAGAGATGAACTTCTTTCTTTAAATATTGAAATTTCTATTGCTGGTAGAATGATACAAAGACGAATTATGGGTAAAGCTTCTTTTTTTACACTTCAAGACATAGAAGGAATGATACAAATATATATACAAGAAAAAAAAATAACATCTGAACTTTATCATAATAATTTTAAAAAATGGGATCTTGGAGACATTATCGGTGTTATAGGAATATTGTTTAAAACTAAAACAGGCGAATTATCTATCTATTGTAATAAGATAGAAATACTAAATAAATCATTAAAACCCTTACCAGATAAATTTCATGGACTTTCTAACCAAGAAATACGTTATCGAAAACGCTATCTAGACTTGATAAGTAACAATAAATTATATGAAATATTTAAAACTCGTTCTAATATTATTATGGCAATTCGAAATTTTATGGTGAAACATAATTTCTTAGAAGTAGAAACACCGATGTTACAAAATACTCCTGGAGGAGCAAGCGCCCGTCCTTTTATTACATATCATAATGAAATTAAATCGCAAATGTATTTAAGAATAGCACCAGAATTATATTTAAAAAAATTAATTGTTGGTGGTTTTGAACGTATTTTTGAACTTAATAGAAATTTTCGTAATGAAGGCATTTCTACTCGTCATAATCCAGAATTTACTATGATGGAAGCATATATTGCATATGCTGACTATAAAGACATGATGAATTTGATAGAAAATATTTTTAAAAACATTACAGTATTTCTTTTCAAAAACAGCCAAATTAAATATCAAAAATATAATTTTGACTTTAGTAAAAAATTTAAAAGATTAACTATGAAAAATGCCATTCTTCAATTCAATTCAACCATTCAACTATCTGATTTAGATAATCTTGATAAAATAAAAAATTTTGCTAATTCTATAGGCATAGAAATAAAAAAACATTGGGGACATGGAAAAATAGAAACTGAAATTTTTGAAAAAACAGTAGAAAAAAATTTAATTCAACCCACATTTATAACTCAATATCCAGTAGAAGTATCTCCTCTAGCAAAACGCAATGATATCAATTCAAAAATCACTGATAGATTTGAATTATTTATTGCTGGATATGAAATAGCAAATGGATTTTCAGAATTAAATGACGTTGAAGATCAAAAAATTAGATTTTTAAATCAAATAAAAATGGAAAAAAAATCAGATAATAAAAACATATTTTATAATCAAGATTATATAGAAGCATTAAAATATGGTTTACCACCAACTGCAGGACTAGGAATAGGAATTGATCGTTTAATTATGATATTAACAAATCAAATTAGCATTCGTGATGTAATTTTATTTCCAACACTCCGACCATGTAATAAACAACTATAA
- the lysA gene encoding diaminopimelate decarboxylase, translating into MPQDLNDLKNNFNINNIKKLIKKYSSPFWIYDADTIYKKIKLLKQFDVIRFAQKSCSNINILRLMKNKNIKIDAVSLGEIERALLSGFQPNTNEIIFTADILDQETLFKVVDYKIPVNAGSLDMLKQLGKISPGHHVWIRINPGFGYGHSKKTNTGGENSKHGIWDPELAIPIIKKYKLKLVGLHMHIGSGVNYIHLKKVCQSMMKYAFKLNQEISSISAGGGLPVPYTFTEKPIDIKKYFNLWNEARKKISQFLGKKIELEIEPGRFLVAESGILISKVWATKKTGNKTFILIDAGFNDLMRPTMYGSYHHISVIPGDNRIINEQEMTDTVVAGPLCESGDIFTQEEGGTLQIRKLPIIKIGDYLIFHDTGAYGASMSSNYNTRPLIPEILIKNNNSFIIRRRQTIQEILQLEL; encoded by the coding sequence ATGCCACAAGATTTAAATGATCTTAAAAATAATTTTAATATAAATAATATTAAAAAATTAATTAAAAAATATTCTTCTCCTTTTTGGATTTATGATGCTGATACCATTTATAAAAAAATAAAATTATTAAAACAATTTGATGTGATTAGATTCGCTCAGAAATCTTGTTCTAATATTAATATATTGCGTTTAATGAAAAATAAAAATATAAAAATAGATGCAGTTTCATTAGGTGAAATAGAAAGAGCTTTATTATCTGGATTTCAACCAAATACAAATGAAATAATTTTTACTGCAGATATTTTAGATCAAGAAACTTTATTTAAAGTAGTAGATTATAAAATACCAGTTAATGCTGGATCATTAGATATGTTAAAACAATTAGGAAAGATATCTCCAGGTCATCATGTCTGGATAAGAATCAATCCAGGATTTGGATATGGACATAGCAAAAAAACAAATACTGGAGGAGAAAATAGTAAACATGGAATTTGGGATCCTGAACTAGCTATACCAATTATAAAAAAATACAAATTAAAACTAGTAGGTCTACATATGCACATAGGTTCAGGAGTAAATTATATACACCTAAAAAAAGTTTGTCAATCTATGATGAAATATGCGTTTAAATTAAATCAAGAAATATCTTCTATTTCTGCTGGCGGAGGCTTGCCAGTACCTTATACATTCACTGAAAAACCGATTGATATAAAAAAATACTTTAATTTGTGGAATGAAGCAAGAAAAAAAATATCTCAATTTTTAGGAAAAAAAATTGAATTAGAAATTGAACCTGGTAGATTTTTAGTTGCAGAATCAGGTATTTTAATTTCAAAAGTATGGGCTACAAAAAAAACAGGTAATAAAACTTTTATTTTAATAGACGCAGGATTTAACGATTTAATGAGACCGACTATGTATGGAAGCTATCATCATATATCAGTTATTCCTGGAGATAATAGAATAATTAATGAACAAGAAATGACTGATACTGTTGTTGCAGGTCCTTTATGTGAATCAGGAGACATTTTTACACAAGAAGAAGGAGGAACTCTTCAAATTAGAAAATTACCAATTATAAAAATAGGAGATTATTTAATTTTTCATGATACAGGAGCTTACGGAGCTTCAATGTCATCTAATTATAATACTAGACCACTTATTCCAGAAATATTAATAAAAAATAACAATTCTTTTATAATTCGAAGACGTCAAACAATACAAGAAATATTACAATTAGAACTATAA
- the lgt gene encoding prolipoprotein diacylglyceryl transferase: protein MYIFFPHLNPIIFSIGPISAHWYGFMYFISFLFAIWYGKKSNFNNQKPWLKKKINTLLYAIFLGSCIGGRIGYIIFYNFKYFSENILHIFYIWKGGMSFHGGLIGAIITMIYFSLKYKKKILEISDFITPLVPFGLGAGRLGNFINSELWGRIAPNFSYAMIFPNSQYQDLKAIKKCPELKLLFEKYGALPRHPSQLYEFFFEGFILFFIIYFFQRKNRPIGSISGIFLIFYGIFRTILEYFREPDPQLGLFNNIITMGQILSIPMIVIGFIIMFKAYYK, encoded by the coding sequence ATGTATATTTTTTTTCCTCATTTAAATCCTATTATTTTTTCTATTGGTCCTATCTCTGCGCATTGGTATGGATTTATGTATTTTATCAGTTTTTTATTTGCTATTTGGTATGGAAAAAAAAGTAATTTTAATAATCAAAAACCATGGTTAAAAAAAAAAATAAACACGTTATTGTACGCTATTTTTTTAGGATCGTGTATCGGAGGCAGAATCGGATATATAATTTTTTATAATTTTAAATATTTCTCTGAAAATATATTACACATATTCTATATATGGAAAGGCGGTATGTCGTTTCATGGAGGATTAATAGGTGCTATCATTACTATGATATACTTTTCATTAAAATATAAAAAAAAAATATTAGAAATATCTGACTTTATAACTCCTTTAGTTCCTTTTGGATTAGGTGCTGGTAGATTAGGAAATTTTATCAACAGCGAACTATGGGGACGCATTGCTCCAAATTTTTCATATGCAATGATCTTTCCTAATTCACAATATCAAGATTTAAAAGCAATAAAAAAATGTCCAGAATTGAAATTATTGTTTGAAAAATATGGAGCATTACCAAGACATCCTTCTCAGTTATACGAATTTTTTTTCGAAGGATTTATTTTATTTTTCATTATTTATTTTTTTCAAAGAAAAAATAGACCAATAGGCAGTATCAGCGGAATATTTTTAATATTTTATGGTATATTTAGAACAATTCTAGAATATTTTAGAGAACCAGATCCTCAATTAGGATTGTTTAACAATATAATAACTATGGGTCAAATACTATCAATTCCAATGATTGTTATTGGATTTATTATTATGTTTAAAGCTTATTATAAATAA
- the thyA gene encoding thymidylate synthase codes for MKQYLKLMKKIIKIGNKKKDRTGTGTLSIFGHNMKFNLQKGFPLLTTKKCHLPSIIYELLWFLKGDTNVKYLKENKVSIWNNWADESGDVGPIYGKQWRSWNTPKGHTIDQIQNTLIQLKKNPDSRRIIVSSWNVAEIDQMKLPPCHILFQFYVHNKKLSCQLYQRSCDVFLGLPFNIASYSMLINMIAQQCDLKVGEFLWTGGDVHLYNNHIELAKKQILRTPRPLPKLIIQKSQSLFKYSFEDFKIFGYNPYPSIKGKISI; via the coding sequence ATGAAACAATATCTCAAATTAATGAAAAAAATAATTAAAATTGGAAATAAAAAAAAAGATCGCACGGGGACAGGAACTTTATCTATTTTTGGTCACAATATGAAATTTAATTTACAAAAAGGCTTTCCGCTTCTTACGACAAAAAAATGTCATCTTCCTTCTATTATTTATGAACTTTTATGGTTTTTAAAAGGGGATACTAATGTTAAATATTTAAAAGAAAATAAAGTATCTATTTGGAATAATTGGGCTGATGAATCTGGCGATGTTGGTCCAATTTATGGTAAACAGTGGAGAAGTTGGAATACACCAAAAGGTCATACTATCGATCAAATACAAAATACATTAATACAGTTAAAAAAAAATCCTGATTCACGTAGAATTATAGTTTCTAGTTGGAATGTTGCTGAAATAGATCAAATGAAATTACCTCCTTGTCATATACTTTTTCAATTCTATGTTCATAATAAAAAATTAAGCTGTCAACTTTATCAACGTTCTTGTGATGTATTTTTAGGATTACCTTTCAATATAGCTAGTTATTCAATGCTCATTAATATGATTGCTCAACAATGCGATTTAAAAGTTGGAGAATTTTTATGGACTGGTGGTGATGTTCACCTCTATAATAATCATATTGAATTAGCAAAAAAACAAATTTTAAGAACTCCTAGACCACTTCCGAAATTAATAATTCAAAAATCTCAATCATTATTTAAATATTCTTTTGAAGACTTCAAAATTTTTGGATATAACCCTTATCCTTCAATTAAAGGAAAAATATCTATATAA
- the miaB gene encoding tRNA (N6-isopentenyl adenosine(37)-C2)-methylthiotransferase MiaB — MKFIYIKTWGCQMNEYDSSMMISLLQKNNKYKLTKFAENADILILNTCSIREKAQEKVFHQLGRWKKIKNKNSNVIIALGGCVATQEGEEIFKRANYVDIIFGTQTLHRLPKMIAEVEKNRRSFIDISFPKLEKFNYFFEPNTKGYTAAISIMEGCNKYCSFCVVPYTRGNEISRPCDDVLFEISKLAEQGVREINLLGQNVNAYEGPTFNGKICYFSELIRLVAEINGIDRIRFTTSNPLEFTDDIIEVYKDTPKLVSFLHLPVQSGSNKILNLMKRSYTVEEYQLIVKKLILARPNIQISSDFIVGFPGESEKDFQETMELIKKINFDMSFSFIYSSRPGTPASELNDNIDIQEKKERLYRLQNQINIQTMQWSRKMFKSTQSILVEGVSKQNIMELYGRTENNRTVTFIGSPNMIGKFINVKINKVHTHSLKGELI; from the coding sequence ATGAAATTTATATACATAAAAACTTGGGGTTGTCAAATGAATGAATATGATTCATCTATGATGATCTCATTATTGCAAAAAAACAATAAATATAAACTCACTAAATTTGCAGAAAATGCTGACATTTTAATATTAAACACTTGTTCTATAAGAGAAAAAGCTCAAGAAAAAGTTTTTCATCAATTAGGAAGATGGAAAAAAATAAAAAATAAAAACTCTAATGTAATTATTGCTTTAGGCGGTTGTGTAGCAACGCAAGAAGGTGAAGAGATTTTTAAAAGAGCTAATTATGTAGATATTATATTTGGAACTCAAACTTTACACAGATTGCCAAAAATGATTGCTGAAGTTGAAAAAAATAGACGATCTTTTATAGATATTAGTTTTCCTAAACTAGAAAAGTTTAACTATTTCTTTGAACCTAATACAAAAGGATATACAGCTGCTATTTCTATTATGGAAGGTTGTAATAAATACTGTTCTTTTTGTGTTGTTCCTTATACAAGAGGAAATGAAATAAGTCGTCCGTGTGACGATGTTTTATTTGAAATATCAAAATTAGCAGAACAAGGTGTACGAGAAATTAATTTATTAGGACAAAATGTTAATGCATATGAAGGACCTACGTTTAATGGAAAAATTTGCTACTTTTCAGAATTAATTAGATTAGTAGCAGAAATAAATGGCATTGATAGAATACGTTTTACTACCAGTAATCCTCTTGAGTTTACTGATGACATTATTGAAGTATACAAAGATACACCAAAATTAGTTAGTTTTCTTCATTTACCTGTACAAAGTGGTTCTAATAAAATACTTAATTTAATGAAACGATCATATACAGTAGAAGAATATCAATTAATTGTTAAAAAACTAATTCTTGCTCGACCTAATATTCAAATTAGTTCTGACTTTATTGTTGGTTTTCCTGGAGAATCTGAAAAAGATTTTCAAGAAACTATGGAATTAATAAAAAAAATTAATTTTGATATGAGTTTTAGTTTTATATACTCCTCTAGACCCGGAACACCTGCTTCTGAATTAAATGATAATATTGATATTCAAGAAAAAAAAGAAAGATTATATCGTTTACAAAATCAAATTAACATACAAACCATGCAATGGAGTCGAAAAATGTTTAAAAGTACACAATCAATTTTAGTGGAAGGTGTATCTAAGCAAAATATCATGGAGTTATACGGCAGAACAGAAAACAATAGAACTGTTACTTTTATAGGATCTCCTAATATGATTGGAAAATTTATTAATGTAAAAATCAACAAAGTTCATACACATTCATTGAAAGGTGAACTAATTTAA
- the ybeY gene encoding rRNA maturation RNase YbeY has protein sequence MYRGINKPTNILSFSINKFIASNQKLLGDLVLCKNIIEKESIKYNKILQSYWAHVTIHGILHLLGYDHKNDKEAKVMEQIENKIMISLNYQKPYM, from the coding sequence ATTTATAGAGGAATAAATAAACCTACAAATATTTTATCATTTTCTATTAATAAGTTTATTGCCAGTAATCAAAAATTATTAGGAGATTTAGTTTTGTGTAAAAATATAATAGAAAAAGAATCTATAAAATATAATAAAATATTACAATCATATTGGGCTCATGTAACTATACACGGAATATTGCATTTATTAGGATACGATCATAAAAATGATAAAGAAGCAAAAGTTATGGAACAAATAGAAAATAAAATCATGATATCATTAAATTATCAAAAACCATATATGTAA
- the corC gene encoding CNNM family magnesium/cobalt transport protein CorC (CorC(YbeX) belongs to the Cyclin M Mg2+ Exporter (CNNM) family, and was characterized as belonging to a set of three proteins, at least one of which must be present for CorA to function.): MSDNDSENCNKINKKGFFSILLNQIFHDEPKNREELLVLIRDAEQNELIDQDTCDMLEGVMHIAKKRIKDIMIPRTQMITLKLNYNLNKCLDIIIKSAHSRFPVMSSDNNYVEGFLIAKDLLPFMKNLKDIFNIKNILRSAVVVPESKYVDRMLKEFRLQRNHMAIVIDEFGAVSGLVTIEDILELIVGEIEDEYDEEKLNIRKLQKYTFSVRALTTIKEFNETFHTNFSDKEVDTIGGLVMKEFGHLPGRGENIQIDGYSFKISIADSRKVIQIHVTVPENKIPVLVKA; encoded by the coding sequence ATGAGTGATAATGATTCAGAAAACTGTAACAAAATAAATAAAAAAGGTTTTTTTTCTATTTTATTAAATCAAATTTTTCATGATGAACCTAAAAATAGAGAAGAATTATTAGTATTAATTCGTGATGCAGAACAAAATGAACTTATTGATCAAGATACTTGCGATATGCTAGAAGGCGTTATGCATATTGCTAAGAAAAGAATTAAAGATATCATGATCCCTAGAACACAAATGATAACATTAAAGTTAAATTATAATTTAAACAAATGTCTTGATATTATAATTAAGTCCGCACACTCACGTTTTCCAGTAATGAGTAGCGATAATAATTATGTAGAAGGTTTTTTAATAGCTAAAGATTTATTGCCTTTCATGAAAAATCTAAAAGATATATTTAATATAAAAAATATATTGAGATCAGCAGTTGTAGTACCAGAAAGCAAATATGTCGATCGAATGTTGAAAGAATTTCGTTTGCAACGAAATCATATGGCAATAGTAATAGATGAATTTGGAGCTGTTTCTGGATTAGTTACTATAGAAGATATACTTGAATTAATCGTGGGAGAAATTGAAGATGAATATGATGAAGAAAAATTAAATATTAGAAAACTTCAAAAATATACTTTTTCTGTTCGAGCACTAACTACAATAAAAGAATTTAATGAAACTTTTCATACTAATTTTAGCGACAAAGAAGTAGATACTATAGGTGGATTAGTAATGAAAGAATTTGGTCATTTACCTGGTCGCGGTGAAAACATTCAAATTGATGGATATTCTTTTAAAATATCTATAGCAGATAGTAGAAAAGTAATACAAATACATGTAACAGTTCCGGAAAATAAAATACCTGTTTTAGTAAAAGCATAA
- the leuS gene encoding leucine--tRNA ligase produces the protein MEKEYSPKKIELNVQEYWKKNKTFQVYEDSKKEKYYCLPMLPYPSGKLHMGHVRNYTISDVIARYQRMLGKNVLQPMGWDAFGLPAEEAAIKNNTHPFSWTKKNIKYMKKQLQSLGFSYDWSREITTCKPEYYHWEQWFFTELYKKKLVYKKNSIVNWCAYDKTVLANEQVIDGCCWRCQNKIIMKKFPQWFIKIRNYAESLYQDLKKLNYWPENVKNMQKNWIGRTKGFEITLNIFSRDQTLKVFLERLDIIMGVTYISISSCHKLSINLSKQNKTIKKFIQKYEYISQEEREKEKYQGINTNLFVIHPITKKLIPIWIANFTIKEHGTNAVFSVPAHNEHHWKFAIKNNLQIKYVILNSNNKKTNLYNSWINKKGILFNSGEFNGLNFQKSTEKIKKILLEKKILKNKIHYKLQDWCISRQRYWGAPIPMAKLKNGEIIPVPKEQLPILLPNIENNINLLRKSINPYSEWAQILINKQNAIRETDTFDTFMESSWYYARYTCPSFNTGMIDPVASNYWLPVDQYIGGIEHAIMHLMYFRFFHKLLRDFKLVNFDEPVKNLLCQGMVLAEAFYKINKNSQKNWIHSSLVITKRNLKGEIIQSYNKKGENLVYAGMIKMSKSKNNGIEPELMIKNYGADTIRLFIMFAAPIESSLEWKESGVKGIHRFLKKLWLLIYNYINVYNTDKDIDFSCLNDQQNELLYQLHKTIDKVSDDIGRRKTFNTAISAIMELVNQLIKTPVQDKQDKSIMRESLICIIKMLYPFTPHFCFTTWKYFYKNSSIDDQKWPIAKNDILLKRYKIIVVQINGKKKCTIKISKNLKKEEILLYIQNQNIITQYLKNSDVKKIIYVPNKIINFVL, from the coding sequence ATGGAAAAAGAATATTCACCAAAAAAAATAGAACTTAATGTGCAAGAATATTGGAAAAAAAATAAAACTTTTCAAGTTTATGAAGATTCTAAAAAAGAAAAATATTATTGTCTTCCTATGCTTCCATATCCTTCTGGAAAATTGCATATGGGTCATGTTAGAAATTATACTATTAGCGATGTTATTGCTAGATATCAAAGAATGTTAGGAAAAAATGTCCTACAACCTATGGGATGGGATGCTTTTGGACTGCCTGCTGAAGAAGCGGCTATAAAAAATAATACTCATCCTTTTAGTTGGACTAAAAAAAATATAAAATATATGAAAAAACAACTACAATCATTAGGTTTTAGCTATGATTGGAGTCGTGAAATAACTACTTGTAAACCGGAATATTATCATTGGGAACAATGGTTTTTTACAGAATTATATAAAAAAAAACTAGTTTATAAAAAAAATAGTATAGTAAATTGGTGTGCTTATGATAAAACTGTTTTAGCAAATGAACAAGTTATTGATGGTTGTTGTTGGAGATGTCAAAATAAAATAATAATGAAAAAATTTCCACAATGGTTTATAAAAATAAGAAATTATGCTGAATCTCTATATCAAGATTTAAAAAAGTTAAATTATTGGCCAGAAAATGTAAAAAATATGCAAAAAAATTGGATTGGAAGAACAAAAGGATTTGAAATTACTTTAAATATTTTTAGTAGAGATCAAACATTAAAAGTATTTTTAGAAAGATTAGACATTATAATGGGTGTTACATATATTTCGATATCTTCTTGTCATAAATTATCTATAAATCTATCTAAACAAAATAAAACAATAAAAAAATTTATACAAAAATATGAATATATCTCACAAGAAGAAAGAGAAAAAGAAAAATACCAAGGTATTAATACTAATCTATTTGTTATTCATCCAATTACTAAAAAACTAATACCTATCTGGATTGCAAATTTTACTATAAAAGAACATGGAACCAATGCAGTATTCTCTGTTCCTGCACACAATGAACATCATTGGAAATTTGCAATCAAAAATAATTTACAAATTAAATATGTTATTTTAAATTCTAATAATAAAAAAACAAATTTATATAATTCTTGGATAAACAAAAAAGGAATATTATTTAATTCTGGAGAATTTAATGGATTAAATTTTCAAAAAAGCACTGAAAAAATAAAAAAAATATTATTAGAAAAAAAAATATTAAAAAATAAGATTCACTATAAATTACAAGATTGGTGTATCTCAAGACAACGCTATTGGGGAGCTCCTATTCCTATGGCCAAATTAAAAAACGGAGAAATTATACCTGTTCCAAAAGAACAATTACCTATACTTTTACCGAATATTGAAAATAATATAAATTTATTAAGAAAATCTATTAATCCTTATTCTGAATGGGCGCAAATTCTTATTAATAAACAAAACGCTATTCGAGAAACAGATACTTTTGATACTTTTATGGAATCATCTTGGTATTATGCTAGATATACTTGTCCAAGTTTTAATACAGGAATGATTGATCCAGTAGCATCAAATTATTGGCTTCCTGTAGATCAATATATTGGAGGAATTGAACATGCAATTATGCATTTAATGTATTTTAGATTTTTTCATAAATTGTTACGTGATTTTAAATTAGTTAATTTTGATGAACCAGTTAAAAATTTATTATGTCAAGGTATGGTTCTTGCCGAAGCTTTTTATAAAATCAATAAAAATTCTCAAAAAAATTGGATTCATTCATCATTAGTTATAACAAAACGAAATTTAAAAGGAGAAATTATTCAATCTTATAACAAAAAAGGAGAAAATTTAGTTTATGCAGGTATGATTAAAATGTCTAAATCAAAAAATAATGGAATTGAACCAGAATTGATGATTAAAAATTATGGTGCAGATACAATTCGTTTATTTATAATGTTTGCAGCTCCTATAGAATCTTCATTAGAATGGAAAGAATCTGGGGTAAAAGGAATACATCGTTTTTTAAAAAAATTATGGTTACTAATATATAATTATATCAATGTATATAATACAGATAAAGATATAGATTTTTCTTGTTTAAATGATCAACAAAATGAACTTCTTTATCAATTGCATAAGACCATAGATAAAGTTTCTGATGATATCGGTCGTCGAAAAACATTTAATACTGCTATTTCTGCAATCATGGAATTAGTAAATCAATTAATAAAAACTCCTGTTCAAGACAAACAAGATAAATCTATTATGAGAGAATCTTTAATTTGCATTATAAAAATGCTATATCCATTTACACCTCATTTTTGTTTTACTACTTGGAAATATTTTTACAAAAATAGTTCTATTGATGATCAAAAATGGCCTATTGCAAAAAATGATATTTTATTAAAGAGATATAAGATTATTGTTGTTCAAATTAACGGAAAAAAAAAATGTACTATAAAAATTTCTAAAAATTTAAAAAAAGAAGAAATATTATTATATATTCAAAATCAAAATATTATTACACAATATTTAAAAAATAGTGATGTAAAAAAGATAATATATGTTCCAAATAAAATAATAAATTTTGTATTATAA
- the holA gene encoding DNA polymerase III subunit delta, whose protein sequence is MKNIHLYELKQNLIKKLNFFYILLGENFILLKNSQELILNIAYQKGFSEIVTIDIEKNKDWEKVIIFYKQKDLFFKKTSLIVNFLIKKLDIILIKNINKISSLLNLDVLIILKLNHLSDFFQNNQLLRKLKSYNSIISCFTPYNLDFINWIKYEIQEKNINIEDKGLFLLYKYYDGNTLFIYNILKILLITWPNTYITEDKIKKIIIDFFNFSPLHWINAIFQGQTKKAIYILNIFCKQKYNILILIRSLQKDLLILIYMKREKKTDINIFLLANKIWKKRYKFFINGFQKNNYNSLYKAIQILVKIEINIKKKYNNSVWDQLKELTLMLS, encoded by the coding sequence ATGAAAAATATACACTTATACGAGCTTAAACAAAATCTAATTAAAAAATTAAATTTTTTTTATATATTATTAGGAGAGAATTTTATTTTATTAAAAAATAGTCAAGAATTAATATTAAATATTGCATATCAAAAAGGATTTTCAGAAATAGTTACAATAGATATAGAAAAAAATAAAGATTGGGAAAAAGTTATTATATTCTATAAACAAAAAGATTTATTTTTTAAAAAAACTTCTCTAATTGTTAATTTTCTTATTAAAAAATTAGATATTATTTTAATTAAAAATATTAATAAAATATCTTCTTTACTTAATTTAGATGTCTTGATTATATTAAAACTTAATCATTTGTCTGATTTTTTTCAAAACAATCAATTACTCAGAAAATTAAAAAGTTATAACAGCATTATATCTTGTTTTACACCATATAATTTAGATTTTATTAATTGGATAAAATATGAAATTCAAGAAAAAAATATAAATATAGAAGATAAAGGATTATTTTTATTATATAAATATTATGATGGAAATACTTTATTTATATATAATATTTTAAAAATACTTTTAATTACATGGCCTAATACTTATATTACAGAAGACAAAATAAAAAAAATTATTATTGATTTTTTTAATTTTAGTCCGTTACATTGGATTAATGCTATATTTCAAGGTCAAACAAAAAAAGCAATTTATATACTAAATATATTTTGTAAGCAAAAATATAACATTCTTATTTTAATACGAAGTCTACAAAAAGACTTGTTAATATTAATTTATATGAAACGTGAAAAAAAAACAGATATTAATATATTTTTATTAGCTAATAAGATTTGGAAAAAAAGATATAAATTTTTTATAAACGGATTTCAAAAAAATAATTATAATAGTTTATATAAAGCTATTCAAATTCTTGTTAAAATAGAAATAAATATTAAAAAAAAATATAATAATTCTGTTTGGGATCAATTGAAAGAATTAACTTTAATGCTGTCTTAA